The Spiribacter roseus genome includes the window CTCCCATTCTCACCGATTCAGGCGGATTCCAGGTGTTCAGTCTTGCCGAAGGCCGGCGGCTGACCGAGGCCGGTGTCGAATTCCGCTCGCCAGTGGACGGATCCCGCGTATTCCTTGATGCCGAGCGGTCCATGGCCGTCCAGCGGGCCCTTGGCAGCGACATCGTCATGATCTTTGATGAGTGTACGGCCTGGCCGGCGGAATGGTCCGAGGCGAAGCGCTCCATGGAGCGCTCCCTGCGCTGGGCCGAGCGTAGCCGTGAGGCCCATGGCGACAGTGAGGCCGCGCTGTTCGGGATCGTCCAGGGCGGGATGTACGATGACTTGCGAGCCGCCTCGCTGGCAGGGCTCGAGTCCATCGGCTTTGATGGCATGGCCGTGGGCGGTCTATCGGTGGGGGAGCCGCCGGCTGAGCGTCTGCGGGTGCTCGATGCGCTGGCCCCGCAGCTGCCCACGGACAAGCCCCGTTATCTGATGGGTGTCGGTCGGCCGGAGGATCTGGTGGACTGTGTGGCGCGCGGCATCGACATGTTCGACTGCGTGCTGCCCACCCGCAATGCGCGCAACGGGTATCTGTTCACCGATACCGGGACCCTGCGACTGCGCAACGCCCGGTTCGCCCATGACACCCGGCCGATCGAGGCGGACTGTGACTGCTATACCTGCCGGCATTACAGTCGCGCCTATCTGCGCCATCTCGACCGCTGTGGTGAGATGCTCGGTGGCCGACTCAACACCATTCACAACCTGCGCTACTTCCAGCGCCTGATGCAGGCCATCCGTGAGGCCATCGAGGCGCAGGCTTTCAACGAATTCGCCCGGGCATTCCATGCCCGACGAGCGGATATGACATAATCCCGACCTTTCATTCGAGGGAGACTTCCATGGATTTCTTTATCAACGATGCCCTGGCCCAGTCCGGTGGCCAGCCCGGTGCCGGTCTGACCGGTCTGATCTTTCCCATTGCACTGATCGTGATCTTCTACTTTCTGCTCATCCGCCCGCAGCAGAAGCGCGCCAAAGAGCACAAGAAGCTCGTCCAGAACCTGTCCAAGGGCGATGAAGTCCTGACCAATGGTGGGCTCGTCGGTCGCATCAGCGACGTCGGTGATACCTATGCCAACGTGAGCCTCGCCGAAGGCGTCGAGGTGCGGCTGCAGAAAAGCGCGGTGGCCCAGGTGCTGCCCAAGGGTGCCATGAAGGCGGGCCTCGATAAGGCCGACGCGGGTGGCAAGGACGACACCGGCAAGGGCGACGCGTCGAAGTAGGCATGATGAATCGCTATCCGCTCTGGAAGTATGTGCTGGTGGTGGCCGTTATTGCGGCTGGCTGCCTCTACGCCCTGCCCAATCTCTTCGGCCAGGACCCGGCCCTGCAGATCAGCAGCGCGTCGGGGGGTGCCCCGACGGCAGACGTACGGGAGCGGATCAGCGAACAGCTGAGCGCGGATGGTATCCGGGTACAGGGGCAGGAGCTGACCGACGATCACCTGCTGCTGCGCCTTGGCAGCGCCGAGGCACAGGTGCGGGCGGCGGACGAGCTGGCACTCGCGCTGGGCGGTGACTACACCGTTGCCCTCAACCTGGCGCCGGCCACCCCCGACTGGCTTCAGGGCGTGGGCGGCCAGCCCATGTATCTGGGCCTTGATCTGCGCGGCGGCGTGCACTTTCTTATGGACGTCGACGTTGAAGCGGTGCTCGATCAGACCATGACCGGGTACCGCGACGAGTTTCGCCGTCAGCTGCGCGAGGCCGACATCCGCTACCGGGATGCCAGTGTTGAGGGCACCACGGTACGACTCGCCTTTGCCGACGAACAGGCCCGCGATGCGGCGCGCTCGACGCTGAGCCCCGACTATCTCGATCTCGGCTTTGATGCCGGGTCGAGCGACGACGACCGGCCGCTGCTGACCGCGACGCTGAGCGAGGAAAAGCAGCGTGAGGTGCGCAATGCGGCGGTCGAGCAGAACATGACCACGCTGCGCAATCGAGTCAACGAGCTGGGCGTGGCCGAGCCGGTGATCCAGCGCCAGGGCCTGAGCCGCATCGTCGTGCAGCTGCCCGGCGTTCAGGACACGGCCCGGGCCAAGGAGATCATCGGTGCCACCGCCACCCTCGAGTTTCGGATGGTGGACTCGGCGAACTTCCCCTACCGCGGTGATGAGGATGATCCGGTCCCGCCCGGCAGTGAGCGCTATCCCGAGCGTGGCGGCGGCTATGTCCTGCTCGAGCGCGAGGTCATCATCACCGGCGAGGCGATCACCGACGCCTCTTCCGGTATCGACACCCAGAACGGGCAGCCTCAGGTGAACATCCGCCTGAGCGGTAGCGGCGGCAGCGTCATGAACCGGACAACCGCCGACCGGGTCGGCGATCACATGGCGGTGCTGTTCAAGGAGACCCAGATCGAACCGCGTCGCGTCGACGGCGAAGTGGTGCGCCGGCAGATCGAGACCGAAGAGGTCATCAACATCGCGCGCATTCAGGAGCAGCTCGGCAGCCGCTTCCGCATTTCCGGGCTGGAGAGCTCGCGCGAGGCGCGCAATCTGGCCCTGCTGCTGCGCGCCGGCTCGCTGGCCGCGCCCATGCAGATCGTCGAGGAGCGAACCATCGGGCCCAGCCTTGGGCAGGAGAACATCAATCAGGGGCTCGCCGCGGTTGTAGCCGGTTTTCTGCTCGTGGTGGTCTTCATGGCCGTCTACTACAAGGTGTTCGGCATCATCGCCAACGGCGCGCTGCTGGCCAACCTGAT containing:
- the tgt gene encoding tRNA guanosine(34) transglycosylase Tgt; amino-acid sequence: MSLRLTLSATDGWARRGRLEFARGTIDTPAFMPVGTYGTVKGMTPEEVAGTGAQILLGNTFHLMLRPGTSIIAEHGDLHDFMHWPAPILTDSGGFQVFSLAEGRRLTEAGVEFRSPVDGSRVFLDAERSMAVQRALGSDIVMIFDECTAWPAEWSEAKRSMERSLRWAERSREAHGDSEAALFGIVQGGMYDDLRAASLAGLESIGFDGMAVGGLSVGEPPAERLRVLDALAPQLPTDKPRYLMGVGRPEDLVDCVARGIDMFDCVLPTRNARNGYLFTDTGTLRLRNARFAHDTRPIEADCDCYTCRHYSRAYLRHLDRCGEMLGGRLNTIHNLRYFQRLMQAIREAIEAQAFNEFARAFHARRADMT
- the yajC gene encoding preprotein translocase subunit YajC; its protein translation is MDFFINDALAQSGGQPGAGLTGLIFPIALIVIFYFLLIRPQQKRAKEHKKLVQNLSKGDEVLTNGGLVGRISDVGDTYANVSLAEGVEVRLQKSAVAQVLPKGAMKAGLDKADAGGKDDTGKGDASK
- the secD gene encoding protein translocase subunit SecD, with protein sequence MMNRYPLWKYVLVVAVIAAGCLYALPNLFGQDPALQISSASGGAPTADVRERISEQLSADGIRVQGQELTDDHLLLRLGSAEAQVRAADELALALGGDYTVALNLAPATPDWLQGVGGQPMYLGLDLRGGVHFLMDVDVEAVLDQTMTGYRDEFRRQLREADIRYRDASVEGTTVRLAFADEQARDAARSTLSPDYLDLGFDAGSSDDDRPLLTATLSEEKQREVRNAAVEQNMTTLRNRVNELGVAEPVIQRQGLSRIVVQLPGVQDTARAKEIIGATATLEFRMVDSANFPYRGDEDDPVPPGSERYPERGGGYVLLEREVIITGEAITDASSGIDTQNGQPQVNIRLSGSGGSVMNRTTADRVGDHMAVLFKETQIEPRRVDGEVVRRQIETEEVINIARIQEQLGSRFRISGLESSREARNLALLLRAGSLAAPMQIVEERTIGPSLGQENINQGLAAVVAGFLLVVVFMAVYYKVFGIIANGALLANLILIVAVLSLLQATLTLPGIAGIVLTVGMAVDANVLIYERIREELRGGSSTQQAIEAGYGKAFSTIADANVTTLIAAVVLFAFGSGPVKGFAVTLSIGIVSSMFTAILGTRAVVNLIYGGRRGARLAI